One part of the Anopheles coustani chromosome 2, idAnoCousDA_361_x.2, whole genome shotgun sequence genome encodes these proteins:
- the LOC131266549 gene encoding sphingomyelin phosphodiesterase 1-like — protein MLNPVVFLLLSVGILSLPNVTFGATSPGYARGEPYRIDLAQYNQALLPRVRAYIEATQLPDENVPLFELLPDYRDRLSGNFLIDGFGRARDSARCLTCMSTSYLFLSLYNETVVAERGNTERMRTIAERICRLLGFKSYLCEGITNLNWVVIEYVLKNRVPFPEPEDICQVFLQELDCVRDGRSITEEDLYRAVVITPPEEVPRGSTFFATNKAPPPSGGSCSRGDLERKGKRPLTIVHLSDIHYDPEYVVGVNADCQAEACCRVLPDLAPATEATAAGYWGDYRDCDTPWHAVINVMEHVRKQHEQIDAIYFTGDIVHHFTWNTTRETNEDAMRQVFGLMKRTFPGVPIYPILGNHESHPANLFAPHTVEESHRMDYLYDFIVDQWADWLPVEQVRETLTEGGYYTVLTPFGLRIIGINNNPCFVHNFWLFYSLDYFLPQLQWLHDTLLAAEKANERVHILAHVPSYDDSCFIGWTREYRKIVERFAHIIVAQFNGHSHVDEFNLYYKRGDPSVPVAIAWNGGSTTTFTKLNPNYKVFQFDPVTFEPLEQDTWIYNLTAANQTPDRKPSWYKLYSFKEYYELDDLSLASLDSLVRRLAQSEDQLGKYWRAKQKYSDPLLQEGCTGSCLRDALCAVVRTEHDDNNACQRLYDQPEELESNASSK, from the exons ATGTTGAATCCCGTGGTGTTTCTCTTGCTGTCGGTGGGTATTCTTTCTCTCCCGAACGTGACCTTTGGAGCCACTTCACCCGGTTATGCACGCGGCGAACCGTACAGGATCGATCTAG CGCAATACAATCAAGCCCTCTTGCCACGGGTCCGGGCGTACATCGAAGCAACACAACTTCCGGACGAAAATGTGCCCCTGTTCGAGCTGTTGCCGGACTATCGCGATCGTTTGAGTGGGAACTTTCTGATCGATGGGTTTGGCCGGGCGCGCGATTCGGCCCGCTGCCTTACCTGCATGTCCACCTCGTACCTGTTCTTGAGTCTGTACAATGAAACGGTCGTGGCTGAGCGAGGGAATACGGAACGGATGCGTACGATCGCGGAACGCATCTGTCGGCTGCTGGGGTTCAAGTCGTACCTTTGTGAAGGCATTACCAACCTAAACTGGGTCGTGATTGAGTACGTGTTGAAGAATCGGGTGCCATTCCCGGAACCGGAGGACATCTGTCAGGTGTTTCTGCAGGAGTTGGATTGTGTGCGCGATGGTCGAAGCATCACTGAGGAGGATCTCTACCGTGCGGTTGTGATCACTCCACCGGAGGAGGTGCCAAggggaagcactttcttcgccaCAAACAAAGCACCACCGCCATCGGGAGGTTCATGTTCACGAGGTGATTTGGAACGAAAAGGCAAGCGCCCTCTTACGATCGTGCACCTTTCCGACATTCACTACGATCCGGAGTATGTGGTCGGTGTGAACGCGGACTGTCAGGCGGAAGCGTGCTGCCGCGTGCTGCCGGATCTTGCGCCCGCTACGGAGGCAACGGCGGCCGGGTATTGGGGTGACTATCGGGACTGCGATACACCGTGGCACGCGGTAATCAACGTCATGGAGCACGTTCGCAAACAGCATGAGCAGATTGACGCGATTTACTTCACCGGGGACATTGTCCACCACTTCACATGGAACACGACGCGTGAAACGAACGAGGACGCCATGCGGCAGGTGTTTGGGCTGATGAAACGAACCTTCCCCGGGGTGCCTATTTATCCGATCCTGGGGAACCACGAGTCACACCCGGCTAATCT CTTTGCACCCCACACGGTAGAGGAATCCCATCGGATGGATTATCTTTACGACTTCATCGTCGACCAGTGGGCCGACTGGCTACCGGTGGAACAGGTACGGGAAACGCTCACCGAAGGTGGCTACTACACGGTTCTCACACCCTTCGGGCTGCGCATCATCGGAATCAACAACAATCCCTGCTTCGTGCACAACTTCTGGCTGTTCTACAGTCTTGACTACTTCCTGCCGCAACTTCAGTGGCTGCACGATACGCTGCTTGCCGCCGAAAAGGCCAACGAGCGGGTGCACATCCTGGCGCACGTCCCTTCGTACGACGATTCGTGTTTCATCGGCTGGACGCGCGAGTATCGTAAGATTGTGGAACGCTTCGCCCACATCATCGTGGCCCAGTTCAATGGACACTCGCATGTGGACGAGTTTAATCTGTACTACAAACGGGGCGACCCGTCGGTCCCGGTGGCGATTGCCTGGAACGGTGgatcgacgacgacgttcaCGAAGCTCAACCCGAACTATAAGGTGTTCCAGTTTGATCCGGTTACGTTT GAACCGCTCGAGCAGGACACGTGGATCTACAATCTAACGGCTGCAAATCAAACTCCCGACCGTAAACCATCCTGGTACAAGCTGTACTCGTTTAAGGAATACTACGAGCTAGACGACCTTAGCCTTGCGTCGCTCGATTCACTCGTTCGGCGACTTGCCCAATCCGAGGATCAGCTTGGGAAGTATTGGCGCGCAAAGCAAAAGTACTCCGATCCGTTGCTACAGGAAGGATGTACCGGATCGTGCCTACGTGACGCACTTTGTGCCGTAGTCCGCACGGAACATGACGATAACAACGCTTGCCAACGGCTGTACGATCAACCCGAAGAACTGGAGTCCAATGCCTCCTCAAAATAA
- the LOC131263995 gene encoding transmembrane protein 131: MITVGGSYYSSSRSSSTSSNNGGSVSKRHQWTARIFSLLLILLQLEVQVLSHSVTAQDGIYSDASVTSEAAGSSSSSSSSSSSSSTSSASSSGGASSSLMDGIILDEEGVLLMSTPGTQQTLSEEAAAYLQFDPPEILNFAERSIGDPHNRPVVLYNRHKNRSVYLDSISGSTAEFSSSYFKEKVIPPGGNTSFNVVFLPRRLGLAEGSLLVHTSFGMLRYLVQGEGIECPYRLRPLVGLQAPLNATLSPEITLYNPHDTPLQILEIYSSGGNFLLELPSGAQEGPQALWEIPPHSTRTVIRVRFLARTPGSHVAYVRIKVSGGSAEPTLVDKMLVVPIEVEIFKETGLYSRIPFLELGVTSAEEAAMATAAVAVPVSSSESGLSVRSGQNVTRLSLDLINSGSQPVKVKSWGIQADDTEAMLCMHVLVSDERTLHVEFDWSKLAHDKRYISGRILLNLERIQTAGTDGQTMEDDQDHELDDKGGGGGGGALQEDAHAVEDGVEGGTVVASIYSIPFAGEVLKGSIQYNKEALRFLLHNYKEAIGNVEEEEQEEAEEDGENDGSTGTHGPLRPLVIRNHFNVPLSITNVSVPENCSRYFTLEDFRPVVLKPDEEWTLLRIGLKKRITPSTITTHIRLATNISDYELPVLGYSGKLQRRLSSTVRDASLLTVIPETTDELDFGILPIATLGEALVAFINPNPVPIPIIHWKGAITSEAAVGAPTITVILRGCGPRHLEELVFCTTVPPGEWIVYQISVQSGTIDRYQGRFTVKTDYEEIVTPLHFTTAVGELHLVRERLRFADCFPGKLCSLSLLAASTFPSKIQIESVRTDVAGLGYEFLSPDKQRPLPPSQPVVLYPDAVTSIGRLSFDPKVHCGPDCYSSFDLLSKPFGVKWMATLDSYEQYRRLDSDKLLQQLQRYAEMKQRLTSVHFQVLAESSRKFDFNASVDLVWPKLLDENVFFPTLQIEQEAVKLITINNPSDQILFVHLVLHDVAVHGRVPAVDGGGGGPPIPLPPEVLTGCANCTLSEESVFSFFLFDSDDIYVNYVKPMSFLRIAVKFSARQPGTYSTVLYMRNNLTLIDAAWIQARAVVPLFKFGNRRPGSPTALQFEVTDKHVQLCGTRYNNLQQQQQQRRRRDSGTSSDAGGTMKGAVGTSDAFVDAATDSLVAKVDEAEEAEQLGLETRRTFTARNYGEVPIVISGIRIEDLPCEGYGFKVLDCAPFELAPNASRKIEIAFAPDFTLARVVRMLHFDTNINHFPVNFTLLGTIPMHRLEICYLGHPRPWYEPWFRKLLLVVLPTALLGTLVASVLDANRVLRVHFLSLTREKGPVQPPLDLRQIALQHTTSSTATLVDAAGGPTDRGGKLVTDNGNAVSTTTTPVVTRHNRKSERKNGTKGGGLQNGSITSAESGSSRFNRSWMDFTSKSAVAKLTPNGAGGKQQPLATASAAYTFSSSTSSSPSSNCSSSVSDNVSKIAPAAKSRRSATPSKDKAITSPETVHLGVNSSSNSFVPASSAKDRTKPAEENNRTYGSSRNGPTVATKSTPPVFCSTSDLTGVTESNSSAKHQHHHSASSSSSSSSSSSSSSGGEESSSGGNEERSITSAASDTSSLSSSASSSSSSSPSPTATKQQHAPADNFAPAAATATNAMAKVNVKKTKSLPMSYESVVVSLASVFAATAAAVTSNTMASSSHSSQTSTSAASTASLATIAAAVSSSSDIASPATPTSYVGTQRATQQSTTKDAASYNHQPSRLDNNPSKLRNGGNASNNGVDVTTTKEPLVAKDGKPLSFSSNIGNSSSSSTMKYQKAQTTNTTGSGFGAEGTKHSKELPAAVKIAFGEKLSLPANDGDSLLGKENSSTGNIIFEKCNQIEQAQQQQPSKKFSKTPGRERKPTQAKKGTNGKGAPTGAQQYKGTALQFNSLGGQHKSTTLGTILQNASVPVSTGAAGGAGSVWGENCARFSDVVAQMSSSKAGQQSVTASSPLLGMEFLLGLPLNTNAPPSGSSPSPKQGSTQKPYKSKDDSYLVGAEERESSAPFVATSGSPDLGPIGTSKKSPTGSNNGGGGGPEGDGGETDGFGGRVNEDRPAAGGCVAKSWEPFGGHVIHNPGQLTAAATENNRDEIGQLNHQSDSFFSQSFADFHHRTNDQFRGISSMAGGGQNMNAMNMTSSSSVMQHNSGGYAFPDQGRNGGLAMGNSYTDGSRSHPMRQQQPMGDWNNSVDSTTLHWPMTAHKPATISQPTGGMDLEWGHNSDFWNSLSPQHHHHYQQQQHQQQQQQQQQQQMAYSTHFQSQLAGQMPISCPQQPTMVPDIGLGRNMRMSDGWYTAPTASTVGPPPGFTNVMPVGTHANIGLVPPQQHVTQADQLQQHFQLILQHHQQQQQQQQQQQQQQQMRQLASQEELTLPPSAGPIGAGVSSSGGSSSPTASSSSPGVATVGAASSSSGSSSSSVSSTVAPSVMPSYDPFQLRTIWASASNNDPWATTEASKKK, encoded by the exons ATGATCACAGTAGGCGGAAGCTACTACAGTAGTAGCAGGAGTAGCAGCACAAGCAGTAATAATGGAGGAAGCGTCAGTAAAAGGCACCAGTGGACGGCAAGGATCTTCAGCTTGCTGTTGATTTTGCTGCAGTTGGAGGTGCAGGTGCTGTCACATTCGGTGACGGCCCAGGATGGGATCTACAGTGATGCCTCCGTCACGTCGGAAGCGGCTGGTAgcagctcgtcgtcgtcgtcgtcctcgtcgtcgtcgtcgacgtcatCCGCCTCTTCGTCGGGTGGCGCTTCGTCGTCGCTAATGGACGGAATAATCCTCGACGAGGAAGGTGTGCTGCTTATGTCCACACCCGGCACCCAGCAGACACTCAGCGAGGAGGCGGCAGCCTACCTACAGTTTGACCCACCCGAGATCCTCAACTTTGCCGAACGATCGATCGGCGATCCGCACAACCGGCCGGTGGTGCTCTACAATCGGCACAAAAACCGGAGCGTCTATCTCGACTCGATCTCCGGCAGTACGGCCGAGTTCTCGAGCTCGTACTTCAAGGAGAAGGTAATTCCACCCGGCGGCAACACCAGCTTCAACGTGGTGTTCCTGCCCCGCCGGCTCGGTCTGGCCGAGGGTTCGCTGCTGGTGCACACCTCCTTCGGGATGCTCCGGTATCTGGTGCAAGGCGAGGGCATCGAGTGCCCGTACCGGTTGCGACCCCTCGTGGGCCTGCAGGCACCGCTCAACGCGACCCTCTCGCCGGAGATCACACTGTACAATCCGCACGACACGCCGCTCCAGATACTGGAGATCTACAGCAGTGGGGGTAATTTCTTGCTCGAGCTACCGAGCGGTGCCCAGGAGGGTCCGCAGGCGCTGTGGGAGATCCCGCCGCATAGTACGCGCACGGTGATCCGGGTGCGGTTTCTCGCTCGAACACCCGGCAGCCACGTCGCGTACGTACGGATCAAGGTCTCGGGCGGGAGCGCGGAGCCGACGCTCGTCGACAAGATGCTGGTCGTACCGATCGAGGTGGAGATCTTCAAAGAGACGGGCCTGTACTCGAGGATACCGTTCCTTGAGTTGGGCGTTACGTCGGCGGAGGAGGCTGCCATGGCAACGGCGGCAGTGGCAGTGCCGGTAAGCTCGAGCGAGTCGGGACTGAGTGTAAGGAGTGGTCAGAACGTAACCCGCTTGAGCCTGGACCTGATCAACTCGGGCAGCCAGCCGGTGAAGGTGAAAAGCTGGGGCATTCAGGCGGACGACACCGAGGCGATGCTCTGCATGCACGTGCTTGTGTCGGACGAGCGGACGCTGCACGTGGAGTTCGACTGGTCGAAGCTGGCGCACGACAAACGGTACATCAGCGGACGGATCCTGCTCAACCTCGAGCGGATACAGACGGCGGGGACCGATGGGCAAACGATGGAGGACGATCAGGACCACGAGCTGGACGACAAAgggggtggcggtggtggtggagcgcTACAAGAGGATGCACACGCCGTGGAGGACGGGGTGGAGGGGGGTACGGTTGTGGCCAGCATTTACTCGATACCGTTCGCCGGCGAGGTGCTCAAGGGAAGCATCCAGTACAACAAGGAAGCGCTACGGTTTCTGCTACACAACTACAAGGAGGCTATCGGAAatgtggaagaggaagagCAGGAGGAGGCGGAAGAGGACGGGGAGAACGATGGAAGCACAGGGACGCACGGTCCGCTAAGGCCACTGGTCATCCGGAACCACTTCAACGTGCCATTGTCGATCACGAACGTCAGTGTACCTGAGAACTGCTCGCGTTACTTCACGCTGGAGGACTTCCGGCCGGTGGTGTTGAAACCGGACGAGGAGTGGACGCTCCTCCGTATCGGCCTAAAGAAGCGGATCACCCCCAGCACAATCACAACCCACATCAGGCTGGCGACGAACATCAGTGACTACGAACTGCCCGTGCTCGGCTACAGCGGGAAGCTGCAACGGCGGCTTTCGTCGACGGTTCGCGACGCGTCACTGCTAACGGTGATCCCGGAAACGACGGACGAGCTGGACTTTGGCATCCTACCGATCGCCACGCTCGGGGAAGCGCTCGTCGCGTTCATCAACCCAAATCCCGTCCCCATACCGATCATCCACTGGAAGGGTGCAATCACGTCGGAGGCGGCCGTCGGTGCACCCACGATCACGGTCATCTTGCGCGGCTGCGGGCCACGCCATCTAGAGGAGCTCGTCTTCTGCACTACGGTGCCGCCGGGCGAGTGGATCGTCTACCAGATCAGCGTGCAGAGTGGCACGATCGACCGCTACCAGGGCCGGTTTACGGTGAAGACGGACTACGAGGAGATCGTGACGCCGCTCCACTTCACCACGGCCGTCGGTGAGCTGCACCTCGTGCGGGAACGGTTACGCTTCGCCGATTGTTTTCCG GGGAAACTGTGCTCCCTGTCGCTGCTGGCGGCGTCCACCTTCCCGAGCAAGATCCAGATCGAGAGCGTGCGGACGGACGTGGCGGGGCTGGGCTACGAGTTCCTGTCGCCGGACAAGCAGCGGCCGCTGCCGCCGAGCCAGCCGGTGGTGCTGTACCCGGACGCGGTCACCAGCATCGGGCGGCTGTCGTTCGATCCGAAGGTGCACTGCGGCCCGGATTGCTACAGCAGCTTCGATCTGCTGTCGAAGCCGTTCGGCGTCAAGTGGATGGCGACGCTGGACAGCTACGAGCAGTACCGGCGGCTGGACAGCGACAagctgctgcagcagctgcagcgcTACGCCGAGATGAAGCAGCGGCTGACGAGCGTCCACTTTCAGGTGCTGGCCGAGTCGAGCCGGAAGTTCGACTTTAACGCGAGCGTCGATCTGGTGTGGCCGAAGCTGCTCGACGAGAACGTCTTCTTTCCGACGCTGCAGATCGAGCAGGAGGCGGTCAAGCTGATCACGATCAACAACCCGTCGGATCAGATCCTGTTCGTGCACCTGGTGCTGCACGACGTGGCCGTCCATGGGCGGGTGCCGGCGgtggacggtggtggtggggggccCCCCATCCCGTTGCCGCCCGAGGTGCTGACCGGGTGCGCCAACTGTACGCTGAGCGAGGAGAgcgtgttttccttcttcctgtTCGACAGCGACGACATCTACGTGAACTACGTGAAGCCGATGTCGTTCCTGCGGATAGCGGTCAAGTTTAGTGCCCGCCAGCCCGGCACCTACTCGACCGTGCTGTACATGCGCAACAATCTGACGCTGATCGATGCGGCCTGGATACAGGCGCGGGCCGTCGTGCCCCTGTTCAAGTTCGGCAATCGGCGGCCCGGCTCGCCGACGGCCCTGCAGTTCGAGGTCACCGACAAGCATGTGCAGCTGTGCGGGACTCGATACAACAatcttcagcagcagcagcagcagcggcgacGGCGGGACTCGGGGACATCGTCGGATGCTGGTGGCACGATGAAGGGGGCAGTGGGAACGTCCGATGCGTTCGTCGATGCTGCTACCGATAGCCTGGTGGCGAAGGTGGACGAGGCGGAGGAGGCAGAGCAGCTGGGGTTGGAAACGAGACGCACGTTTACGGCGCGTAACTACGGCGAGGTACCGATCGTGATATCCGGCATCCGGATCGAGGACCTCCCGTGCGAAGGCTATGGCTTCAAGGTGCTGGACTGCGCGCCGTTCGAGCTGGCGCCGAACGCGAGCCGCAAGATCGAGATCGCGTTCGCGCCCGACTTCACGCTGGCGCGCGTCGTGCGCATGCTGCACTTCGACACCAACATCAACCACTTCCCGGTGAACTTTACGCTGCTCGGGACGATACCGATGCACCGGCTGGAGATCTGCTATCTGGGGCACCCGCGGCCCTGGTACGAGCCGTGGTTCCGCAAGCTGCTGCTCGTCGTGCTGCCGACGGCGCTCCTCGGTACGCTCGTGGCCTCCGTGCTCGACGCGAACCGTGTGCTGCGGGTGCATTTTTTGAGCCTTACGCGCGAGAAAGGCCCTGTCCAGCCGCCGCTTGACCTGCGGCAGATTGCGCTACAACACACGACCAGCAGCACGGCGACGTTGGTGGATGCGGCGGGAGGTCCCACTGACCGGGGGGGTAAGCTTGTAACGGACAATGGAAACGCCgtttcgacgacgacgacgccggtGGTTACTCGCCACAATCGGAAATCGGAACGAAAGAACGGCACGAAGGGGGGAGGCCTTCAGAACGGAAGTATAACGTCGGCCGAGAGCGGCTCGAGTCGGTTCAATCGTAGCTGGATGGATTTCACCTCGAAATCGGCGGTTGCAAAACTAACTCCAAACGGTGCCGGTGGAAAGCAGCAGCCCTTAGCGACGGCTTCGGCAGCGTACACCTTTTCCTCTTCCACTTCATCCTCCCCCTCGTCGAACTGCTCGTCGTCGGTGTCGGACAACGTAAGCAAAATTGCGCCGGCGGCTAAGAGTCGACGTTCGGCGACACCGTCGAAGGATAAGGCGATAACGTCACCAGAAACGGTTCATCTGGGCGTTAACAGTAGCAGCAACAGCTTTGTACCAGCATCATCCGCCAAAGACCGAACGAAGCCGGCGGAGGAAAATAACCGAACGTACGGATCGTCGAGAAATGGGCCAACGGTGGCCACGAAATCGACACCACCGGTCTTCTGCTCTACCAGTGACTTAACGGGCGTGACTGAATCAAATTCATCCGCCaaacatcagcatcatcactctgcgtcgtcatcatcctcatcttcatcatcctcctcctcctcgtcgggTGGGGAAGAATCGTCATCGGGTGGAAATGAGGAGCGAAGCATCACATCGGCGGCATCGGACACCTCATCGTTGTCCTCCTCCGCCTCCTCCTCGTCATCTTCATCTCCGTCCCCGACGGCGACGAAGCAGCAGCACGCACCGGCGGACAACTTTGCGCCAGcagccgccaccgccaccaacgCGATGGCCAAGGTGAAcgtaaagaaaacgaaaagccTACCGATGAGCTACGAATCGGTGGTGGTTTCGTTGGCTAGCGTGttcgccgccaccgccgccgccgtcaccAGCAACACGATGGCATCGTCATCGCACTCTAGTCAGACGTCAACGTCAGCCGCATCGACGGCTTCCCTGGCTACGATAGCAGCTGCCGTTTCGTCCTCCTCCGACATAGCGTCACCGGCCACGCCCACGTCGTACGTCGGTACGCAACGGGCAACGCAGCAATCCACGACGAAGGACGCCGCGAGCTACAATCACCAACCATCGAGGCTGGATAATAATCCAAGCAAGCTGCGAAACGGTGGTAACGCTAGCAACAACGGCGTGGACGTCACCACAACCAAGGAACCCTTGGTGGCGAAGGACGGCAAACCGTTGTCATTCTCCTCGAATATCggaaacagcagcagcagcagcacaatgAAGTACCAAAAAGCTCAAACGACCAACACGACCGGCAGCGGTTTCGGGGCGGAAGGAACTAAGCATTCCAAGGAGCTTCCGGCCGCGGTGAAGATTGCCTTCGGCGAGAAGCTGTCGCTTCCGGCGAACGATGGCGACAGTCTCCTCGGCAAGGAAAACAGTTCCACCGGTAACATTATCTTCGAAAAATGCAACCAG ATCGAGCAagcgcaacagcaacaaccgtCGAAAAAGTTCAGCAAAACACCCGGCCGAGAGCGCAAGCCAACCCAGGCCAAGAAGGGCACAAATGGAAAAGGAGCACCGACCGGCGCACAACAGTACAAGGGTACCGCACTGCAGTTCAACTCGCTCGGTGGCCAGCACAAATCGACAACGCTCGGTACGATCCTGCAGAATGCGTCCGTCCCCGTTTCGACCGGTGCTGCAGGTGGTGCAGGGTCGGTTTGGGGTGAAAATTGCGCTCGCTTCAGCGATGTCGTTGCACAAATGTCCAGCTCGAAAGCCGGTCAGCAATCGGTTACGGCATCATCGCCGCTTCTCGGCATGGAGTTTCTTCTTGGGCTACCTTTGAACACAAACGCGCCACCCTCGGGCTCATCCCCTTCGCCGAAGCAGGGTTCCACTCAGAAACCGTATAAATCGAAGGACGATAGCTATCTGGTCGGAGCGGAAGAACGCGAATCATCCGCACCGTTTGTGGCTACCAGCGGCTCGCCGGACCTGGGACCGATCGGAACGTCGAAGAAATCTCCCACCGGTAGCAACaacggtggtggaggaggaccGGAGGGTGATGGTGGAGAAACTGATGGGTTTGGTGGACGCGTCAACGAGGATCGACCTGCGGCCGGTGGATGTGTAGCGAAGAGTTGGGAACCGTTCGGTGGACATGTCATACATAACCCGGGACAACTTACGGCGGCCGCGACTGAGAACAACCGAGATGAGATTGGACAGCTCAACCACCAATCGGACAGTTTCTTTTCACAATCGTTCGCCGACTTTCACCATCGCACAAACGATCAGTTCCGAGGCATATCTTCGATGGCTGGCGGTGGCCAGAACATGAATGCGATGAATATGACGTCGTCCTCCTCCGTTATGCAGCACAATTCCGGCGGGTATGCGTTTCCGGATCAAGGGCGCAATGGTGGCCTGGCCATGGGCAACAGCTATACCGATGGTTCCCGCTCACACCCGATGCGTCAGCAGCAACCGATGGGTGACTGGAATAACTCCGTCGATTCGACGACGCTGCATTGGCCCATGACTGCGCACAAACCGGCCACTATTTCGCAGCCGACCGGTGGCATGGATTTGGAGTGGGGTCATAACTCTGATTTTTGGAACAGTCTTAGCCcgcagcaccatcatcactatcaacagcagcagcatcagcaacagcagcagcaacagcaacaacagcaaatgGCATACTCAACTCACTTCCAATCTCAACTGGCCGGGCAGATGCCGATCAGTTGCCCGCAGCAACCGACCATGGTACCCGATATTGGTCTCGGTCGTAACATGAGGATGTCCGACGGCTGGTATACGGCACCGACGGCGAGCACCGTTGGACCGCCACCCGGATTCACGAACGTCATGCCGGTCGGAACACATGCCAACATTGGACTAGTTCCTCCGCAGCAACATGTGACGCAAGCGGATCAGCTACAGCAACACTTTCAGCTAATTCTAcaacatcaccagcagcaacagcaacagcaacagcagcaacaacaacagcaacaaatgcGTCAACTGGCGTCTCAAGAAGAACTGACCTTGCCCCCGTCGGCCGGTCCCATCGGTGCGGGCGTTTCATCATCCGGTGGATCTTCTTCTCCCACTGCTTCGTCATCGTCCCCTGGAGTAGCAACGGTCGGCGCGGCATCGTCATCCTCTggatcatcgtcatcgtccgtTTCTTCTACGGTCGCTCCGTCGGTCATGCCATCTTACGACCCTTTTCAGCTTCGGACAATCTGGGCCTCGGCCAGCAACAATGATCCCTGGGCTACGACGGAAGCGTCGAAAAAGAAGTAA
- the LOC131266555 gene encoding glucose-fructose oxidoreductase domain-containing protein 1, whose amino-acid sequence MLPGIGMFGTGEVTHVLVPILRDKGFNIVAIWGRTGKEAEQAALELKIPFHTAKIDDVLLRKDVDLVFITCPPFLHSQISVKALGIGKHVVCDKPMTLMQSDAVKMVRASQYYPTLISIVNHSLRFLPAIAHMKRAMQEGYIGAPGSCLDQTLIDVKVRMGPLFNRKRYDWLCDESMGGGALNLVGSHVIDLVKFLTERKAVRVHGTVRTYAMYASHAHTGIRRVAAPDVCTFQMELEGEGTTPTLVTVNINCHESNNSFQQEVVIYGPSGHLTVRGGDLVGHRLNPDTGAIKEEMLYVDVQDLQFSTSDTALPRPYVKGLCKLVGALRDAFHPNKETAGWIKEPVQAAATFEDGLYVQAVLDAIRKSSSDRCWTKVSISTESPTNQKANVLVNAAARLASASAIRADPSINHTGYF is encoded by the coding sequence ATGTTGCCCGGTATCGGAATGTTCGGGACGGGCGAGGTGACGCACGTACTGGTGCCCATACTGCGCGACAAGGGCTTCAACATCGTGGCCATCTGGGGCCGCACGGGAAAGGAGGCGGAGCAGGCGGCCCTCGAGCTGAAGATTCCGTTCCACACGGCCAAGATCGACGACGTGCTGCTGCGGAAGGACGTCGACCTGGTGTTCATCACGTGTCCCCCGTTTTTGCACTCGCAGATCTCCGTCAAGGCGCTCGGTATCGGAAAGCACGTAGTGTGCGACAAACCGATGACGCTGATGCAATCGGATGCGGTCAAAATGGTCCGCGCAAGCCAGTACTACCCGACGCTCATCTCGATCGTGAACCACTCGTTGCGTTTCCTACCCGCGATCGCACATATGAAGCGCGCGATGCAGGAGGGCTACATCGGGGCACCTGGATCTTGCCTCGATCAGACGCTGATCGACGTGAAGGTGCGGATGGGGCCACTGTTCAACCGCAAGCGGTACGACTGGCTGTGCGACGAGTCGATGGGTGGCGGAGCGTTGAACCTGGTCGGAAGTCACGTGATCGATCTGGTGAAGTTTCTCACCGAGCGCAAGGCGGTCCGGGTGCACGGTACGGTCCGTACGTACGCCATGTACGCTTCGCACGCGCACACCGGCATCCGACGGGTGGCAGCACCGGACGTTTGCACCTTTCAGATGGAGCTCGAGGGTGAAGGCACCACGCCGACGCTGGTAACGGTCAACATTAACTGCCACGAGTCGAACAATTCCTTCCAGCAGGAGGTCGTCATCTACGGCCCCTCGGGCCACTTGACCGTACGCGGCGGAGACCTCGTCGGGCATCGGCTCAACCCGGACACGGGCGCCATCAAGGAAGAGATGCTGTACGTCGACGTGCAGGATCTGCAGTTCTCCACCTCCGACACGGCCCTCCCAAGACCGTACGTTAAAGGGCTCTGCAAGCTGGTCGGTGCCCTCCGCGATGCCTTTCATCCGAACAAGGAAACCGCCGGATGGATCAAAGAGCCGGTGCAGGCGGCGGCCACCTTCGAAGATGGGCTGTACGTGCAGGCGGTCCTGGACGCGATACGGAAGTCGAGCAGCGATCGTTGCTGGACCAAGGTCAGCATCTCCACGGAGTCACCGACGAACCAGAAGGCGAACGTTCTCGTAAATGCCGCCGCCCGACTCGCGTCCGCATCAGCCATCCGGGCCGACCCAAGTATTAATCATACCGGTTACTTTTGA